One genomic window of Paenibacillus xylanilyticus includes the following:
- a CDS encoding ABC transporter permease — MKSQIPTVNRATGKLQSGSLLSRMYKHRMIYLLILPGLLYFLLFKIVPLWGLLLAFQDYNPFLGFTGSEWVGLKHFNELFASSNFYIMLRNTLAINLIALVFHFPLPILLALMLNEIRHETFKRINQSIVYLPHFLSWVVVASMTFFLLSTDVGIVNKLIAQSGKDTISFLSEPNYFWGLLTAQSMWKEAGWGTIIFLAAMAGVDPQRYEAAVVDGAGRFRQIWHITLPAIRPTIIILLILRLGSMADTGFEQILLMMNPLVRSVGEVFDTYSYTYGILQGKISIGVTVGLFKGLVGLFLIVAANKIVRRLGHEGIY, encoded by the coding sequence ATGAAATCCCAGATACCTACGGTGAACCGTGCCACGGGCAAGCTGCAATCGGGCAGCCTTCTGTCACGAATGTACAAACACCGGATGATCTATTTGCTTATTTTGCCGGGACTGCTGTATTTCCTGCTGTTCAAGATTGTACCTCTCTGGGGACTGCTGCTGGCTTTTCAGGATTACAATCCGTTCCTCGGTTTTACGGGAAGTGAATGGGTGGGACTCAAGCATTTTAATGAGCTGTTTGCCAGCTCCAACTTCTACATCATGCTGCGTAACACGCTCGCCATTAATCTGATCGCACTGGTATTCCATTTCCCGCTGCCGATTCTGCTGGCACTCATGTTGAACGAAATTCGGCATGAGACGTTTAAACGCATCAACCAGTCGATTGTGTACCTACCACACTTTCTGTCCTGGGTCGTCGTTGCCAGCATGACGTTTTTTCTGCTCTCCACGGACGTCGGCATTGTGAACAAGCTGATTGCACAGAGCGGCAAGGATACGATCTCGTTTCTATCGGAACCGAATTATTTCTGGGGGCTGCTTACCGCTCAGAGCATGTGGAAGGAAGCCGGCTGGGGAACGATCATTTTCCTCGCGGCGATGGCGGGAGTGGACCCTCAGCGGTATGAAGCTGCCGTTGTTGACGGAGCCGGACGGTTCCGGCAAATCTGGCATATTACGCTGCCTGCCATCCGGCCGACCATTATCATTTTGCTGATCCTGCGCCTCGGCAGCATGGCGGATACAGGATTTGAACAAATTTTGCTGATGATGAATCCGCTCGTTCGTTCGGTTGGAGAGGTATTTGATACGTATTCCTATACGTACGGGATATTGCAAGGCAAGATCAGCATTGGGGTTACCGTGGGGCTGTTCAAGGGACTGGTTGGATTGTTCCTAATTGTGGCTGCCAACAAAATT